Proteins from a single region of Strix uralensis isolate ZFMK-TIS-50842 chromosome 31, bStrUra1, whole genome shotgun sequence:
- the LOC141936105 gene encoding olfactory receptor 14A16-like, whose amino-acid sequence MSNSSSITEFLLLAFADTRELQLLHFWLFLGIYLAALLGNDLIITAIACDHHLHTPMYFFLLNLSLLDLGCISTTLPKAIASSLWDTRNISYAGCSAQIFSFLFFIGAEYSFLTIMSYDRYVAICKPLHYGTLLGSRACVHMAAAAWGTGFLNSLLHTANTFSLPLCKGNAVNQFFCEIPQILKLSCSHSYLREVGLIMVTACLGFGCFVFIVVSYVQILRAVLRIPSERGRHKAFSMCLPHLAVVSLFVSTGIVAYLKPPSISSPSLDLVVSFLYSVVSPTVNPLIYSMRNQDLKDALRKLFSWLFLYKLPLTLCK is encoded by the coding sequence atgtccaacagcagctccatcactgagttcctcctcctggcattcgcagacacacgggagctgcagctcttgcacttctggctcttcctgggcatctacctggctgccctcctgggcaacgacctcatcatcaccgccatcgcctgtgaccaccacctgcacacccccatgtacttcttcctcctcaacctctccctcctcgacctgggctgcATCTCCACtactctccccaaagccattgCCAGTTCCCTCTGGGATACCAGAAACATCTCCTATGCAGGATGTTCTGcccaaatcttttcctttctcttcttcattggAGCAGAGTATTCtttcctcaccatcatgtcctacgaccgctacgttgccatctgcaaacccctgcactacgggaccctcctgggcagcagagcttgtgtccacatggcagcagctgcctggggcactgggttcctcaactctctcctgcacacggccaacacattttcactacctctCTGCAAAGGCAATGCTGTgaaccagttcttctgtgaaatcccccagatcctcaagctctcctgctcacactcctacctcagggaagttgggcttatcatggttactgcctgtttaggttttggatgttttgttttcattgtggtgtcctatgtgcagatcttgagggccgtgctgaggatcccctctgagcggggacggcacaaagccttttccatgtgcctccctcacctggctgtggtctccctgtttgtcagcactggcatagttgcctacctgaagcccccctccatctcctccccatccctggacctggtggtgtcatttctgtactcggtggtgtCTCCAACtgtgaaccccctcatctacagcatgaggaaccaagACCTCAaagatgccctgaggaaactgttTTCATGGCTGTTCCTCTATAAGCTTCCACTCACTCTCTGCAAATGA